The following are from one region of the Heptranchias perlo isolate sHepPer1 chromosome 11, sHepPer1.hap1, whole genome shotgun sequence genome:
- the LOC137327353 gene encoding HMG box transcription factor BBX isoform X1 — protein MQRSTMKASSRNKDHSADGDGTGKRPKRKCLQWHPLLAKKMLDFSEEEEEDEEDEDIDKDTLMSTEGLEHEADETEDDDSSEQRARRPMNAFLLFCKRHRSLVRQQHPRLDNRGATKILADWWSVLDPKEKQKYTDLAKEYKDAFLKANPGYKWCPTTNKPLKSPSPTVTTRKKLWTFPTEPAKEFPITKRVVKTEEIPQINFAMADPTQMGGLSMLLLAGEHALTTKEISSNTAQSGVPDSTKQCGNSALFQLAEMCSDRLVTEGVKNEPTTGTSEDGHTSEVPTVTSGLGTKHNDDIKPQDWITNDKSLSLLTDTSVTSLNKSEKIKKKKKKKVKLESTKVEKQTLKKSGKKRKSSESDMESLMYTIDAVAKGDWGTEKPSGTPVKSGRCSAKSAENLLHSVSSPPKKKMKPKQIKLPAEKVSELNKHSKVADPEKITTSPIKTEPFPVTEQLLSHNALGEVKAENKEISKKTEAPGSRKSERSCKGALYKTLVSEGMLTSLRANVDRGKKASGKGGSSDHEGCWKEEDWPFSNVGTSGTKKLKKLKQKDESALGLGNLEQEFEKKFNSLPQYSPVTFDRKNTTVTRKKKKNRSGSTEQQKCDKGSSPSQKIVSKFKHQKETHHLTDKAIAPQDTNNEEHAEKVDHAPSVPSSPLTAVTQEPLVGSQKRKARKTKITHLIRTADGRLSPAGDLTKEKMPCKQEKKKQPLKTDTFVSGVNYSSSETEQASSISPDVQTASAIPAFFSLAALAEVAAMENAHRGQRAVSLNHDGQPKEMAQTPVLISCADQ, from the exons ATGCAGCGCAGCACCATGAAAGCCAGCAGCAGAAATAAAGACCACTCAGCAGATGGCGATGGAACTGGAAAAAGACCAAAGCGGAAGTGTCTTCAGTGGCATCCGCTGCTTGCCAAAAAGAtgctggacttctctgaggaggaggaggaggatgaggaagatgaAGATATTGATAAG GACACCTTGATGAGTACAGAGGGTCTTGAACATGAGGCAGATGAGACAGAAGACGATGACTCCTCTGAACAACGAGCTCGCAGGCCAATGAATGCATTTCTTCTGTTTTGCAAACGCCATCGTTCTCTGGTTCGTCAACAACATCCTCGTCTAGACAACCGTGGTGCTACCAAGATTCTGGCTGACTGGTGGTCTGTTTTAGATCCAAAGGAGAAGCAGAAATACACTGACCTGGCTAAGGAG TACAAGGATGCTTTTCTGAAGGCCAACCCTGGTTACAAGTGGTGTCCAACCACAAACAAGCCGCTGAAAAGTCCATCACCTACTGTTACAACAAGGAAGAAGCTGTGGACATTTCCAACAGAACCTGCAAAGGAGTTTCCCATTACCAAAAGGGTGGTAAAGACTGAGGAAATTCCACAAATCAACTTTGCCATGGCAG ATCCTACTCAAATGGGAGGACTCAGCATGCTGCTCTTAGCGGGAGAACATGCCTTGACAACCAAGGAG ATTTCCTCCAATACAGCGCAGTCAGGGGTCCCTGACTCTACAAAGCAGTGTGGGAATTCAGCGTTGTTTCAGTTAGCAGAG ATGTGTTCGGACCGGTTGGTAACAGAAGGAGTAAAAAATGAACCTACTACAGGTACCTCAGAGGATGGGCACACGTCTGAGGTCCCCACTGTTACTTCTGGATTAGGTACAAAGCATAATGATGATATTAAGCCACAGGACTGGATTACAAATGACAAATCGCTGTCTTTGTTAACTGACACTTCTGTGACAAGTCTTAACAAAAgtgaaaaaattaaaaagaagaagaagaaaaaagttAAGCTCGAATCTACCAAAGTTGAAAAACAGACATTAAAAAAAAGCGGGAAAAAACGGAAATCATCAGAGTCCGACATGGAAAGCTTAATGTACACTATTGATGCTGTTGCTAAAGGTGATTGGGGCACTGAAAAACCTTCAGGAACCCCAGTGAAAAGTGGACGATGCTCAGCAAAATCAGCTGAAAATCTGTTACATTCTGTCTCCAGCCCaccaaagaaaaaaatgaaaccaAAACAAATAAAATTACCTGCTGAAAAGGTTTCAGAACTCAACAAACATTCAAAGGTTGCTGATCCTGAAAAGATTACCACCAGCCCCATCAAAACTGAAccttttcctgtcactgagcaacTACTTTCCCATAATGCACTAGGTGAAGTGAAAGCTGAAAACAAGGAAATCAGTAAAAAGACAGAAGCCCCTGGGTCCAGAAAATCTGAACGATCATGTAAAGGTGCTCTTTATAAGACTTTGGTGTCGGAAGGCATGTTGACATCTTTACGGGCTAATGTTGACAGAG GAAAGAAAGCCTCAGGGAAAGGGGGTTCCTCTGACCATGAGGGATGTTGGAAGGAGGAAGATTGGCCATTTTCAAATGTTGGGACCAGTGGAACCAAGAAGTTGAAGAAATTGAAACAGAAAGATGAATCTGCTCTTGG GTTAGGGAATCTGGAGCAAGAGTTTGAAAAGAAATTCAACAGCCTTCCACAATACAGTCCAGTAACCTTTGACCGCAAGAACACAACAGTGacaaggaaaaagaaaaagaataggAGTGGATCCACTGAGCAACAAAAATGTGATAAAG gaTCATCTCCATCTCAGAAAATAGTCAGCAAGTTTAAGCACCAAAAGGAGACGCATCATTTAACTGATAAAG CCATAGCACCACAAGATACAAACAATGAGGAACATGCGGAGAAGGTGGACCATGCACCATCAGTTCCAAGCAGCCCGCTAACAGCAGTGACACAAGAACCCCTTGTTGGCAGCCAAAAGCGCAAGGCCAGAAAAACGAAAATAACACACTTAATACGAACAGCTGATGGCCGATTGTCACCTGCAGGGG ATCTAACAAAGGAGAAGATGCCATgtaagcaggagaagaaaaaacaGCCACTAAAGACAGACACTTTTGTTAGTGGAGTCAACTACAGTAGCTCAGAAACTGAGCAGGCGTCCAGTATTTCACCAGACGTGCAAACTGCATCTGCTATCCCAGCATTCTTCAGTTTAGCTGCGTTGGCAGAGGTTGCAGCAATGGAGAATGCGCACAG AGGTCAGCGTGCAGTTTCTCTGAACCATGATGGACAGCCCAAGGAAATGGCACAAACCCCAGTACTTATCTCCTGTGCAGACCAATAA
- the LOC137327353 gene encoding HMG box transcription factor BBX isoform X3 gives MKASSRNKDHSADGDGTGKRPKRKCLQWHPLLAKKMLDFSEEEEEDEEDEDIDKDTLMSTEGLEHEADETEDDDSSEQRARRPMNAFLLFCKRHRSLVRQQHPRLDNRGATKILADWWSVLDPKEKQKYTDLAKEYKDAFLKANPGYKWCPTTNKPLKSPSPTVTTRKKLWTFPTEPAKEFPITKRVVKTEEIPQINFAMADPTQMGGLSMLLLAGEHALTTKEISSNTAQSGVPDSTKQCGNSALFQLAEMCSDRLVTEGVKNEPTTGTSEDGHTSEVPTVTSGLGTKHNDDIKPQDWITNDKSLSLLTDTSVTSLNKSEKIKKKKKKKVKLESTKVEKQTLKKSGKKRKSSESDMESLMYTIDAVAKGDWGTEKPSGTPVKSGRCSAKSAENLLHSVSSPPKKKMKPKQIKLPAEKVSELNKHSKVADPEKITTSPIKTEPFPVTEQLLSHNALGEVKAENKEISKKTEAPGSRKSERSCKGALYKTLVSEGMLTSLRANVDRGKKASGKGGSSDHEGCWKEEDWPFSNVGTSGTKKLKKLKQKDESALGLGNLEQEFEKKFNSLPQYSPVTFDRKNTTVTRKKKKNRSGSTEQQKCDKAIAPQDTNNEEHAEKVDHAPSVPSSPLTAVTQEPLVGSQKRKARKTKITHLIRTADGRLSPAGDLTKEKMPCKQEKKKQPLKTDTFVSGVNYSSSETEQASSISPDVQTASAIPAFFSLAALAEVAAMENAHRGQRAVSLNHDGQPKEMAQTPVLISCADQ, from the exons ATGAAAGCCAGCAGCAGAAATAAAGACCACTCAGCAGATGGCGATGGAACTGGAAAAAGACCAAAGCGGAAGTGTCTTCAGTGGCATCCGCTGCTTGCCAAAAAGAtgctggacttctctgaggaggaggaggaggatgaggaagatgaAGATATTGATAAG GACACCTTGATGAGTACAGAGGGTCTTGAACATGAGGCAGATGAGACAGAAGACGATGACTCCTCTGAACAACGAGCTCGCAGGCCAATGAATGCATTTCTTCTGTTTTGCAAACGCCATCGTTCTCTGGTTCGTCAACAACATCCTCGTCTAGACAACCGTGGTGCTACCAAGATTCTGGCTGACTGGTGGTCTGTTTTAGATCCAAAGGAGAAGCAGAAATACACTGACCTGGCTAAGGAG TACAAGGATGCTTTTCTGAAGGCCAACCCTGGTTACAAGTGGTGTCCAACCACAAACAAGCCGCTGAAAAGTCCATCACCTACTGTTACAACAAGGAAGAAGCTGTGGACATTTCCAACAGAACCTGCAAAGGAGTTTCCCATTACCAAAAGGGTGGTAAAGACTGAGGAAATTCCACAAATCAACTTTGCCATGGCAG ATCCTACTCAAATGGGAGGACTCAGCATGCTGCTCTTAGCGGGAGAACATGCCTTGACAACCAAGGAG ATTTCCTCCAATACAGCGCAGTCAGGGGTCCCTGACTCTACAAAGCAGTGTGGGAATTCAGCGTTGTTTCAGTTAGCAGAG ATGTGTTCGGACCGGTTGGTAACAGAAGGAGTAAAAAATGAACCTACTACAGGTACCTCAGAGGATGGGCACACGTCTGAGGTCCCCACTGTTACTTCTGGATTAGGTACAAAGCATAATGATGATATTAAGCCACAGGACTGGATTACAAATGACAAATCGCTGTCTTTGTTAACTGACACTTCTGTGACAAGTCTTAACAAAAgtgaaaaaattaaaaagaagaagaagaaaaaagttAAGCTCGAATCTACCAAAGTTGAAAAACAGACATTAAAAAAAAGCGGGAAAAAACGGAAATCATCAGAGTCCGACATGGAAAGCTTAATGTACACTATTGATGCTGTTGCTAAAGGTGATTGGGGCACTGAAAAACCTTCAGGAACCCCAGTGAAAAGTGGACGATGCTCAGCAAAATCAGCTGAAAATCTGTTACATTCTGTCTCCAGCCCaccaaagaaaaaaatgaaaccaAAACAAATAAAATTACCTGCTGAAAAGGTTTCAGAACTCAACAAACATTCAAAGGTTGCTGATCCTGAAAAGATTACCACCAGCCCCATCAAAACTGAAccttttcctgtcactgagcaacTACTTTCCCATAATGCACTAGGTGAAGTGAAAGCTGAAAACAAGGAAATCAGTAAAAAGACAGAAGCCCCTGGGTCCAGAAAATCTGAACGATCATGTAAAGGTGCTCTTTATAAGACTTTGGTGTCGGAAGGCATGTTGACATCTTTACGGGCTAATGTTGACAGAG GAAAGAAAGCCTCAGGGAAAGGGGGTTCCTCTGACCATGAGGGATGTTGGAAGGAGGAAGATTGGCCATTTTCAAATGTTGGGACCAGTGGAACCAAGAAGTTGAAGAAATTGAAACAGAAAGATGAATCTGCTCTTGG GTTAGGGAATCTGGAGCAAGAGTTTGAAAAGAAATTCAACAGCCTTCCACAATACAGTCCAGTAACCTTTGACCGCAAGAACACAACAGTGacaaggaaaaagaaaaagaataggAGTGGATCCACTGAGCAACAAAAATGTGATAAAG CCATAGCACCACAAGATACAAACAATGAGGAACATGCGGAGAAGGTGGACCATGCACCATCAGTTCCAAGCAGCCCGCTAACAGCAGTGACACAAGAACCCCTTGTTGGCAGCCAAAAGCGCAAGGCCAGAAAAACGAAAATAACACACTTAATACGAACAGCTGATGGCCGATTGTCACCTGCAGGGG ATCTAACAAAGGAGAAGATGCCATgtaagcaggagaagaaaaaacaGCCACTAAAGACAGACACTTTTGTTAGTGGAGTCAACTACAGTAGCTCAGAAACTGAGCAGGCGTCCAGTATTTCACCAGACGTGCAAACTGCATCTGCTATCCCAGCATTCTTCAGTTTAGCTGCGTTGGCAGAGGTTGCAGCAATGGAGAATGCGCACAG AGGTCAGCGTGCAGTTTCTCTGAACCATGATGGACAGCCCAAGGAAATGGCACAAACCCCAGTACTTATCTCCTGTGCAGACCAATAA
- the LOC137327353 gene encoding HMG box transcription factor BBX isoform X2 — protein sequence MKASSRNKDHSADGDGTGKRPKRKCLQWHPLLAKKMLDFSEEEEEDEEDEDIDKDTLMSTEGLEHEADETEDDDSSEQRARRPMNAFLLFCKRHRSLVRQQHPRLDNRGATKILADWWSVLDPKEKQKYTDLAKEYKDAFLKANPGYKWCPTTNKPLKSPSPTVTTRKKLWTFPTEPAKEFPITKRVVKTEEIPQINFAMADPTQMGGLSMLLLAGEHALTTKEISSNTAQSGVPDSTKQCGNSALFQLAEMCSDRLVTEGVKNEPTTGTSEDGHTSEVPTVTSGLGTKHNDDIKPQDWITNDKSLSLLTDTSVTSLNKSEKIKKKKKKKVKLESTKVEKQTLKKSGKKRKSSESDMESLMYTIDAVAKGDWGTEKPSGTPVKSGRCSAKSAENLLHSVSSPPKKKMKPKQIKLPAEKVSELNKHSKVADPEKITTSPIKTEPFPVTEQLLSHNALGEVKAENKEISKKTEAPGSRKSERSCKGALYKTLVSEGMLTSLRANVDRGKKASGKGGSSDHEGCWKEEDWPFSNVGTSGTKKLKKLKQKDESALGLGNLEQEFEKKFNSLPQYSPVTFDRKNTTVTRKKKKNRSGSTEQQKCDKGSSPSQKIVSKFKHQKETHHLTDKAIAPQDTNNEEHAEKVDHAPSVPSSPLTAVTQEPLVGSQKRKARKTKITHLIRTADGRLSPAGDLTKEKMPCKQEKKKQPLKTDTFVSGVNYSSSETEQASSISPDVQTASAIPAFFSLAALAEVAAMENAHRGQRAVSLNHDGQPKEMAQTPVLISCADQ from the exons ATGAAAGCCAGCAGCAGAAATAAAGACCACTCAGCAGATGGCGATGGAACTGGAAAAAGACCAAAGCGGAAGTGTCTTCAGTGGCATCCGCTGCTTGCCAAAAAGAtgctggacttctctgaggaggaggaggaggatgaggaagatgaAGATATTGATAAG GACACCTTGATGAGTACAGAGGGTCTTGAACATGAGGCAGATGAGACAGAAGACGATGACTCCTCTGAACAACGAGCTCGCAGGCCAATGAATGCATTTCTTCTGTTTTGCAAACGCCATCGTTCTCTGGTTCGTCAACAACATCCTCGTCTAGACAACCGTGGTGCTACCAAGATTCTGGCTGACTGGTGGTCTGTTTTAGATCCAAAGGAGAAGCAGAAATACACTGACCTGGCTAAGGAG TACAAGGATGCTTTTCTGAAGGCCAACCCTGGTTACAAGTGGTGTCCAACCACAAACAAGCCGCTGAAAAGTCCATCACCTACTGTTACAACAAGGAAGAAGCTGTGGACATTTCCAACAGAACCTGCAAAGGAGTTTCCCATTACCAAAAGGGTGGTAAAGACTGAGGAAATTCCACAAATCAACTTTGCCATGGCAG ATCCTACTCAAATGGGAGGACTCAGCATGCTGCTCTTAGCGGGAGAACATGCCTTGACAACCAAGGAG ATTTCCTCCAATACAGCGCAGTCAGGGGTCCCTGACTCTACAAAGCAGTGTGGGAATTCAGCGTTGTTTCAGTTAGCAGAG ATGTGTTCGGACCGGTTGGTAACAGAAGGAGTAAAAAATGAACCTACTACAGGTACCTCAGAGGATGGGCACACGTCTGAGGTCCCCACTGTTACTTCTGGATTAGGTACAAAGCATAATGATGATATTAAGCCACAGGACTGGATTACAAATGACAAATCGCTGTCTTTGTTAACTGACACTTCTGTGACAAGTCTTAACAAAAgtgaaaaaattaaaaagaagaagaagaaaaaagttAAGCTCGAATCTACCAAAGTTGAAAAACAGACATTAAAAAAAAGCGGGAAAAAACGGAAATCATCAGAGTCCGACATGGAAAGCTTAATGTACACTATTGATGCTGTTGCTAAAGGTGATTGGGGCACTGAAAAACCTTCAGGAACCCCAGTGAAAAGTGGACGATGCTCAGCAAAATCAGCTGAAAATCTGTTACATTCTGTCTCCAGCCCaccaaagaaaaaaatgaaaccaAAACAAATAAAATTACCTGCTGAAAAGGTTTCAGAACTCAACAAACATTCAAAGGTTGCTGATCCTGAAAAGATTACCACCAGCCCCATCAAAACTGAAccttttcctgtcactgagcaacTACTTTCCCATAATGCACTAGGTGAAGTGAAAGCTGAAAACAAGGAAATCAGTAAAAAGACAGAAGCCCCTGGGTCCAGAAAATCTGAACGATCATGTAAAGGTGCTCTTTATAAGACTTTGGTGTCGGAAGGCATGTTGACATCTTTACGGGCTAATGTTGACAGAG GAAAGAAAGCCTCAGGGAAAGGGGGTTCCTCTGACCATGAGGGATGTTGGAAGGAGGAAGATTGGCCATTTTCAAATGTTGGGACCAGTGGAACCAAGAAGTTGAAGAAATTGAAACAGAAAGATGAATCTGCTCTTGG GTTAGGGAATCTGGAGCAAGAGTTTGAAAAGAAATTCAACAGCCTTCCACAATACAGTCCAGTAACCTTTGACCGCAAGAACACAACAGTGacaaggaaaaagaaaaagaataggAGTGGATCCACTGAGCAACAAAAATGTGATAAAG gaTCATCTCCATCTCAGAAAATAGTCAGCAAGTTTAAGCACCAAAAGGAGACGCATCATTTAACTGATAAAG CCATAGCACCACAAGATACAAACAATGAGGAACATGCGGAGAAGGTGGACCATGCACCATCAGTTCCAAGCAGCCCGCTAACAGCAGTGACACAAGAACCCCTTGTTGGCAGCCAAAAGCGCAAGGCCAGAAAAACGAAAATAACACACTTAATACGAACAGCTGATGGCCGATTGTCACCTGCAGGGG ATCTAACAAAGGAGAAGATGCCATgtaagcaggagaagaaaaaacaGCCACTAAAGACAGACACTTTTGTTAGTGGAGTCAACTACAGTAGCTCAGAAACTGAGCAGGCGTCCAGTATTTCACCAGACGTGCAAACTGCATCTGCTATCCCAGCATTCTTCAGTTTAGCTGCGTTGGCAGAGGTTGCAGCAATGGAGAATGCGCACAG AGGTCAGCGTGCAGTTTCTCTGAACCATGATGGACAGCCCAAGGAAATGGCACAAACCCCAGTACTTATCTCCTGTGCAGACCAATAA